A stretch of Komagataella phaffii GS115 chromosome 2, complete sequence DNA encodes these proteins:
- a CDS encoding tRNA methyltransferase, localizes to both the nucleus and mitochondrion to produce the modified base yields the protein MLKRLLQSLKNILKPIKSQVMTDLDAYNKIKEGKAEILFPKEDKVFYNPIQQFNRDLSICGIRAWSELYQSAGKKRNNEGEVKPFINILEALSASGLRALRYGHEIPLVKKVVANDFSPAAVESIKLNIEHNQLNGIVKANEGDAILFMSQFRDKPEFHVIDLDPYGTATPFIDSAVQAVKNDGLLLVTCTDLGVLAGSSYPEKCFALYGGTNIPGDATHESALRLVLSMIASTAAKYKKTIEPMLSLSIDFYVRLFIRVKTSPIKVKEHASTTMINYHCSGCGTTYDQPLGKKTQDEKTGRYKFTMARGPPVGEKCTFCHKTMHLAGPMWAGQLHNKTFIDKSLQISKSLDKDVYGTTDRIEGMLTLAKQELETPFYFKPGSLSSVIKCPAPPINELVSALGNLGYMASLTHAMPSAIKTNAPWEAIWYIMKTWLNHRKEESGKNLSETSPGYAIIHNDQIGKDIELKEYEELYKKNDLYHEIKSLRNFKIVRFQQNPTKFWGPKAKPTN from the coding sequence ATGCTCAAAAGATTATTGCAAAGCTTGAAGAACATCCTCAAACCAATAAAAAGTCAGGTAATGACCGATCTAGACGCTTAtaacaaaatcaaagaaggcAAGGCAGAAATActgtttccaaaagaagacaaaGTTTTTTATAACCCTATCCAACAATTCAATAGGGATCTCAGCATCTGCGGAATACGAGCCTGGAGTGAATTGTACCAATCCGCTGGtaagaagagaaacaacGAGGGAGAAGTCAAACCTTTCATTAATATTTTGGAAGCTCTAAGTGCTTCTGGATTGAGAGCTTTAAGATATGGTCACGAGATTCCCCTGGTGAAAAAGGTTGTGGCCAATGACTTTTCCCCAGCTGCTGTGGAAAGCATCAAGTTGAACATTGAACATAACCAATTGAATGGGATAGTAAAGGCAAACGAAGGTGATGCCATATTATTTATGAGCCAATTTAGGGATAAACCAGAGTTCCATGTTATAGATCTAGACCCTTATGGAACGGCTACTCCCTTTATTGACAGCGCCGTTCAAGCTGTGAAAAATGATGGACTACTATTGGTGACATGCACCGATTTAGGTGTCCTTGCTGGATCTTCTTATCCCGAAAAATGTTTTGCTCTATATGGTGGTACTAACATTCCAGGTGACGCAACCCATGAGTCGGCTTTGAGATTAGTGCTAAGCATGATAGCATCAACTGCCGCCAAATACAAAAAGACTATCGAGCCTATGCTTTCTCTCAGCATTGACTTCTATGTGAGATTATTCATCCGCGTGAAGACTAGCCCAATAAAAGTGAAGGAACATGCATCAACGACTATGATCAATTACCACTGCTCGGGCTGTGGCACAACTTACGACCAGCCTTTAGGAAAGAAGACTCAAGATGAGAAAACGGGAAGATATAAGTTTACCATGGCTAGAGGACCCCCAGTTGGTGAGAAGTGCACATTCTGCCACAAGACGATGCATCTGGCAGGTCCTATGTGGGCTGGTCAACTTCACAACAAAACGTTCATTGACAAAAGTCTTCAAATCTCTAAATCCCTTGATAAAGATGTTTACGGAACTACTGATAGAATCGAAGGCATGCTGACATTAGCTAAGCAGGAGCTAGAAACGCCGTTTTACTTCAAGCCGGGGTCTCTCTCCTCAGTGATCAAATGTCCAGCACCACCTATTAATGAATTGGTCTCGGCATTGGGGAATCTAGGATATATGGCATCCCTCACACATGCGATGCCCTCGGCCATTAAAACGAATGCGCCCTGGGAAGCTATTTGGTACATTATGAAAACCTGGCTAAACCATAGAAAGGAGGAATCTGGAAAGAATTTAAGTGAAACGTCTCCTGGCTATGCCATCATACACAATGATCAGATTGGAAAGGATATCGAACTCAAGGAGTACGAGGAGTTATACAAGAAAAATGACCTTTACCATGAAATTAAGAGTCTCAGAAACTTCAAGATTGTCCGGTTTCAACAGAACCCAACCAAGTTTTGGGGACCCAAAGCAAAGCCTACTAATTAG
- a CDS encoding Pho85 cyclin of the Pcl1,2-like subfamily, involved in entry into the mitotic cell cycle and regulat, which translates to MSDAQCLKIFLQSPVTEEMIHHLVVQTLQVLPCDESTNTKLPSLMSFITKLVRYTNVYTGTLMSTLVYLQRLRSKLPQDAKGLPCTRHRIFLACLILSAKYHNDSSPKNKHWTRYTDGLFSSQDVNLMERQLLTLLNWDLKIDSKELCYSVRRFLEPIRLDIQRSSKLRFRKERRETSLSSLSSMASSASNASINSIHSVGSLYPSSLGRSNSSSSIETNSSLDTTELTANYCQKPIMIPVHTAKMESSLHQTALKEQQELDTLMRQYCRGTAF; encoded by the coding sequence ATGTCTGACGCTCAATGTTTAAAGATCTTCTTACAATCTCCCGTCACTGAGGAGATGATCCATCACCTGGTGGTTCAGACTTTGCAGGTACTTCCATGTGATGAATCTACCAACACCAAGTTGCCCTCTTTGATGAGTTTCATCACTAAGTTGGTCAGATACACAAATGTCTATACAGGCACGCTAATGAGTACCTTGGTTTACTTGCAAAGACTAAGGAGCAAGCTCCCCCAAGATGCTAAGGGTCTTCCTTGCACAAGACATCGAATTTTCCTTGCGTGCTTGATCCTGTCTGCAAAATACCACAACGACTCTTCACCAAAGAACAAACATTGGACTAGGTATACGGATGGGCTATTCAGCAGCCAAGATGTCAATTTGATGGAACGGCAACTACTGACGCTGTTGAACTGGGATCTGAAAATAGACTCAAAGGAGCTTTGCTACTCTGTTAGAAGGTTTTTGGAGCCTATCAGACTGGACATTCAAAGGTCTTCCAAGCTCCGCTTCAGAAAGGAGAGAAGAGAAACCTCTCTCAGCTCCCTCAGTTCTATGGCATCAAGTGCATCCAATGCTTCTATCAACTCAATACATTCAGTTGGTTCGTTGTACCCTTCGAGTTTAGGCAGGTCCAACTCGTCATCATCGATTGAAACCAATAGTTCTTTGGACACTACAGAACTGACAGCCAATTACTGTCAAAAACCAATTATGATACCCGTCCACACGGCTAAAATGGAGTCGTCTTTACACCAAACAGCTTTAAAGGAGCAACAGGAACTGGATACGCTGATGAGGCAATACTGTCGGGGAACTGCTTTTTAA
- a CDS encoding GDP-mannose pyrophosphorylase (mannose-1-phosphate guanyltransferase), synthesizes GDP-mannose from, producing the protein MSTKAIVLVGGDTRGTRFRPLSLDTPKILFPIAGKPLLGHILDSLILLPSLTEIILIGFYDKAVFEGFISDYNAKFQLEERNIEIKYLKEFKALGTAGGLYHYRKEILKGGPDEFFVVHGDVITGFPFTEIFKFYQSLKSAKKNVEAILFGVKINNYEYFKVLNNSTDRHSFGTIVSADTKVVHYVEKPEQKISNIINGGIYLFDNKLFKRLSNAKITKINIANDISHPELVDEDVISLEQDVLQKLPDDGTTYVYEYKGFWKQIKTPADALIGNELFLENLFQKRLVPDKAIKLTAESGAENGITIVPPVYISPSAKIAENTRIGPYVAIGNNVSVETGSRISNSIILRDSTIGAHSVILNSILSNNCTIGSWARIEGTGLDSKKIAESIESQANIIGIKGTGNITILGSNTEVAEDSYILNSYILPNKSIKFDVRYEIIM; encoded by the coding sequence ATGTCCACTAAAGCTATAGTGTTGGTAGGAGGCGACACCCGTGGAACACGTTTCAGACCGTTATCTCTCGATACACCCAAGATCctttttccaattgctgGTAAACCGCTTTTGGGCCACATTTTGGATAGTCTGATTTTGTTGCCCAGTTTAACAGAGATCATTCTGATTGGCTTCTACGATAAGGCCGTCTTTGAAGGATTCATCAGCGATTATAACGCAAAGTTTCAATTAGAAGAGAGGAACATTGAAATTAAAtatctcaaagaatttaAAGCTTTAGGAACTGCTGGAGGCTTGTATCACTACAGGAAGGAGATTTTGAAGGGTGGTCCAGATGAATTCTTTGTTGTTCACGGAGATGTGATTACTGGATTTCCTTTTACTGaaatcttcaagttttACCAGAGCCTGAAATCGGCCAAGAAGAATGTGGAAGCTATTTTGTTCGGAGTGAAGATTAACAATTACGAGTATTTCAAAGTGCTCAATAATTCCACTGATCGccattcttttggaacaatcGTCTCAGCTGATACCAAAGTTGTTCATTATGTAGAAAAGCCTGAGCAAAAAATTAGTAACATCATCAACGGAGGAATCTACCTTTTTGATAACAAATTGTTCAAACGATTGTCCAACGCTAAGATCACCAAGATCAACATTGCAAACGATATCTCACACCCAGAGCTAGTTGATGAGGATgtcatttctttggaaCAAGATGTCCTGCAGAAGCTCCCGGATGATGGCACCACATATGTCTATGAATATAAGGGGTTCTGGAAACAGATTAAGACTCCAGCTGACGCATTGATTGGCAATGAGCTGTTCTTGGAGAATCTGttccagaagagattggTGCCAGATAAGGCAATCAAACTGACTGCGGAATCTGGAGCTGAGAATGGAATCACTATTGTGCCTCCCGTTTATATCTCTCCGTCTGCAAAGATAGCCGAGAATACCAGAATTGGTCCTTATGTCGCAATTGGAAACAATGTGTCTGTCGAAACTGGATCTCGTATCTCCAATTCCATAATCCTCCGAGATTCAACCATTGGTGCACATTCGGTGATTCTCAACTCTATCTTGTCAAACAATTGCACTATTGGTTCGTGGGCCCGTATCGAAGGTACTGGCCTTGACAGTAAGAAGATAGCTGAGTCCATTGAATCCCAAGCTAACATTATTGGTATCAAAGGCACTGGTAATATTACAATCCTGGGCTCCAACACAGAAGTTGCCGAGGACAGCTACATTTTAAACAGCTATATTCTACCTAATAAGTCTATCAAGTTTGATGTCAGATATGAGATCATCATGTGA
- a CDS encoding Protein required for mismatch repair in mitosis and meiosis, forms a complex with Msh2p to repair bo: protein MAKKKVVAPDNQPSVFSFFKKKPSVNSAEPKKEQKLPTPSSSPQKADLSSGTSDKENHPTTPTKNEHKTQLPSASSSVVRANKLEDDEEEGVVSGRKRRRVAIDSEDEEDAFDEEESVDNDDDEDYNEDDLHNISDEDFVISTQEMMQLEKELEGEEEPNNSEGEEEEEVHQVKPLKKSKQSTSQKLNQFGWTPSSSSQNDAKGKTANSQVKRSNLINPLKPKASKKLDEERYHWLEDVRDAEGRAQGDPEYDPRTLFIPSSAWSSFTPFEKQYWEIKSKMYDCVVFFKKGKFYELYENDADIAHNEFDLKLAGGGRANMRLAGVPEMSFDYWANAFINAGYKVAKVDQKESMLAKEIREKGKTITKEEKVIKRELQCVLTGGTLTDESMLTDEMATYCLSLKEVDNGLDGRTFGVCFVDTATGKMRLTEFEDSVECTRLETLLAQVRPKEVLVAKNQISPLTARILRFNSPSSCIWNKLKPDTEFLNHEVTFEELTRGKYFEASDLDDLSNYPPLLVEYHEKHHVAFSAFGALLWYLKSLKLDESIISMGNISPYDPYQHATSMTMDGVTLQNLEIFANTFDGSNKGTLFKVLNRATTPFGKRLFKDWVVHPLLLKKSIDERLDSVELLLNDGELKHIFINTLSRLPDLERLLSRIHSGSLKIQDFTKVIEGFERISKLVRTLRSSFGENFESIGGSLGKILSQLPQELEIQVSKWATSFDRVAATSQGLLIPEPGVEEEFDQSKLKIENLKDKLNQFLRQYRRELKCQEMEFRDSGKEIYLIEVPKKVISKVPKDWQQMGSTSKVTRYWSPEVKLVVRELMEATELHKILMDTLQLKVYRKFDENYSLWSETIRCIGSIDCLISLANASESLGSPSCRPEIVDKDEAFIDFEELRHPCFIPGGASGSRDFIPNDVKLGNGFANIALLTGANAAGKSTVLRMTCIATIMAQIGCFVPASKATLVPVDKIMTRLGANDNIMQGKSTFYVELSETKRILQNATPRSLLVLDELGRGGSSSDGFAIAEACLHHIATHIQSIGFFATHYGTLGASFIGHPQVMPLRMAILVDESSKTITFLYKLEKGASNGSFGMHVATMCGIPKEIVDNVEIAAKNLKHNSMITQVSKAGVSLGLQSDISWLTAGKDIGAGITKYDEKIRKKGLEYILQMIEGIK, encoded by the coding sequence ATggccaagaagaaagtcGTTGCTCCGGACAATCAGCCTTCCgtgttttctttcttcaagaagaagccaAGTGTGAATTCAGCTGAACCTAAGAAGGAGCAGAAACTACCTACCCCTTCATCTTCTCCTCAAAAGGCCGACCTGTCTTCAGGAACATCAGACAAGGAGAATCACCCCACAACACCGACCAAAAATGAGCATAAAACGCAATTACCATCCGCTTCTTCCAGCGTAGTGAGAGCAAACAAACTGgaggatgatgaggaagaaggTGTTGTTTCTGGTAGAAAAAGACGCAGAGTTGCTATAGATTccgaagatgaagaagatgcctttgatgaagaagagagcGTCGATaatgacgacgatgaagattataatgaagatgatttgCATAACatttctgatgaagattttgtaATTTCAACTCAGGAGATGATGCAAttagaaaaagaacttgaaggaGAAGAGGAGCCTAACAATAGTGAAggagaagaggaagaagaggtcCACCAGGTCAaaccattgaagaaatccaaACAATCTACGTCTCAAAAGTTAAACCAATTTGGGTGGACGCCTTCCTCTTCGTCTCAGAATGATGCCAAGGGCAAGACCGCTAATAGCCAGGTCAAGAGATCCAACTTGATCAATCCGTTGAAACCAAAAGCGTCTAAGAAACTAGACGAAGAGCGATATCACTGGTTAGAGGATGTGCGTGATGCTGAAGGTAGGGCTCAAGGCGACCCTGAGTATGACCCAAGAACTTTATTCATCCCAAGCTCTGCTTGGAGCTCTTTTACTCCTTTTGAAAAGCAGTACTGGGAGATAAAGTCCAAGATGTATGACTGTGTCGTCTTCTTTAAGAAAGGTAAATTCTACGAGCTTTATGAAAACGATGCCGATATTGCTCATAATGAATTTGATCTTAAACTTGCAGGCGGTGGAAGAGCCAACATGAGATTGGCTGGAGTTCCCGAAATGAGTTTTGACTACTGGGCCAATGCTTTCATTAATGCTGGATATAAGGTGGCAAAAGTGGACCAAAAAGAATCTATGCTTGCAAAGGAAATCAGAGAGAAAGGCAAGACcatcaccaaagaagagaaagttaTCAAACGAGAATTGCAATGTGTGCTGACTGGTGGAACGTTAACGGATGAGTCTATGTTAACAGACGAAATGGCAACATATTGTCTAAGTCTTAAAGAAGTAGACAATGGTCTCGACGGACGAACTTTTGGTGTGTGCTTTGTTGACACTGCTACTGGCAAGATGAGGCTGAcagaatttgaagatagtGTTGAATGTACAAGATTGGAAACGCTTTTAGCTCAAGTTAGGCCTAAAGAAGTGTTGGTGGCAAAGAATCAGATATCCCCCTTAACTGCAAGAATTTTACGGTTTAATTCTCCTTCCTCTTGCATCTGGAATAAGCTTAAACCAGACAcagagtttttgaaccacGAAGTCACTTTTGAGGAGCTTACAAGGGgcaaatattttgaagcGTCAGATTTGGACGATTTGTCGAACTATCCCCCACTCTTAGTGGAGTATCACGAGAAACATCACGTTGCATTCAGTGCTTTCGGTGCTCTACTATGGTATCTGAAGTCTTTGAAGCTAGACGAGTCCATCATTTCAATGGGTAACATCTCACCTTATGACCCTTACCAGCATGCAACATCAATGACTATGGATGGTGTCACTTTACAGAACCTTGAGATCTTTGCAAACACGTTTGATGGTTCTAACAAAGGTACTTTATTCAAAGTGCTAAACCGAGCAACAACCCCATTTGGTAAGAGACTGTTTAAGGATTGGGTCGTTCATCCGTTGCTGTTAAAAAAGTCTATCGATGAAAGACTTGATTCAGTGGAGCTTCTTCTCAACGATGGAGAACTTAAACATATATTCATTAACACTCTTTCCAGACTTccagatttggaaagactACTATCTAGGATCCATTCTGGAAGTTTGaagattcaagattttACCAAGGTTattgaaggatttgaacGTATCTCCAAATTGGTACGTACTTTAAGGTCTTCTTTTGGTGAAAACTTTGAGTCCATTGGAGGAtctcttggaaagattCTTTCGCAGCTACCTCAAGAGTTAGAGATTCAAGTTTCCAAATGGGCAACTTCTTTTGATAGGGTTGCAGCTACATCTCAGGGTTTATTGATTCCCGAACCAGGAGTGgaggaagaatttgatcagagtaaattgaaaattgagAACCTAAAGGATAAGTTGAATCAATTTTTGAGACAGTATAGAAGAGAGCTCAAATGCCAGGAAATGGAGTTTAGAGACAGCGGAAAAGAGATCTACTTGATTGAAGTCCCGAAGAAAGTCATATCCAAGGTTCCCAAAGATTGGCAACAGATGGGATCCACTTCTAAAGTTACCAGATATTGGTCTCCAGAAGTCAAGCTTGTAGTACGAGAGCTTATGGAGGCTACAGAATTGCACAAAATTTTGATGGACACATTACAACTGAAAGTTTATCGCAAATTTGACGAAAACTACTCATTGTGGTCAGAAACCATACGTTGCATTGGATCCATTGATTGTTTGATCTCATTAGCCAACGCTTCCGAATCACTTGGATCCCCGAGTTGTCGCCCGGAAATTGTAGACAAAGATGAGGCCTTTATcgattttgaagaactaaGACATCCATGTTTTATCCCTGGTGGAGCTTCTGGCTCCAGGGATTTCATCCCTAATGATGTCAAGCTAGGAAACGGGTTTGCAAACATTGCTTTACTAACTGGAGCTAATGCTGCAGGTAAGTCCACAGTTCTCAGAATGACTTGCATTGCAACCATTATGGCTCAAATTGGATGTTTTGTCCCCGCTTCCAAAGCTACTTTAGTACCGGTTGATAAAATTATGACAAGACTTGGTGCAAATGACAACATTATGCAGGGAAAATCCACTTTTTACGTTGAACTATCGGAAACAAAGAGAATCTTGCAGAATGCTACTCCACGTTCATTACTGGTGCtggatgaacttggaagGGGAGGCTCTTCTTCAGATGGATTTGCCATTGCTGAGGCATGTCTACATCATATTGCAACGCACATACAATCTATCGGTTTCTTTGCGACTCATTACGGAACCCTGGGAGCTTCGTTTATCGGTCATCCTCAAGTCATGCCACTAAGGATGGCGATCTTGGTCGATGAGTCTAGCAAAACTATTACCTTCCTTTACAAGCTAGAAAAAGGTGCCTCCAATGGATCATTTGGTATGCATGTTGCGACGATGTGTGGAATACCAAAAGAGATTGTTGATAACGTCGAGATTGCAGCCAAGAACCTCAAGCATAACTCCATGATAACACAGGTATCCAAGGCTGGCGTCTCACTAGGATTACAAAGTGATATTTCCTGGCTCACCGCAGGCAAGGACATTGGAGCTGGGATCACAAAATACGATGAAAAAATCAGGAAGAAGGGACTAGAGTATATCCTACAAATGATCGAAGGAATCAAATGA